A segment of the uncultured Desulfobulbus sp. genome:
ACGGGGCAAAGTTGACGATGAATGTTGAGGGCAGTGTCGAGTTGTGCAACAAGGATGGGGAGAAGCTGATGCTCGATGCCGACGGCGACAGTCTGAGCCTGGAAGACCAGCACGGCAACACCCTGACCATGGACAGCAACGGCATCACCCTGCAGGACATGAACGGCAACCAGGTGAAAATGGAGGCCTCCGGTATCACCGTGCAGGCCTCGGCCACCCTGACCCTGGAGGGAAGCCTCGTGCAGCTCGGCGGCAGCGGCGGGGAACCGGTGATCAAGGGGACCAGCCTGCTCTCCAAGCTGATCCTCCATACCCATCCCACCAGCATGGGCCCAACTGGGCCGCCCATCCCCCAGGGAGAGATGGGCAGTCTCTCCACCAAGGTCATGAGTTCATAAGGAGCAGCCATGGCGCGTCGACTCATCGATCCCCCCTATCTTCGTTTTCCCCTGACCATCGATGCGGGCGGCCCGAGTCTTGCCAGCCGCTCCGAGCATATCCGCGGACAGATCGAGCAGGTGCTCTTTACCTTGCCCGGTGAACGGGTCTTTCGCCCCGATTTCGGGGCCGGGGTCAAGGCTCTGGTGTTTGAACCCAACAGCACACCCCTGTGGCAGATCACCAAGCGCCGTCTGCTCGCCAGCCTGGCCGATGCCCTTCAAGGAGAGGTGGATCCCAAGAGTATTGAGGTCGAGGTCAGCGGTGAGGAAGCTACCCTCACCATTACCATTGGGTACACCCTGGCGGCCATCGGCCTTCGCGAGAGCCAGATCTTTACCGTGGGAGGGGGATGATGGCTGTTGATCCTGTTGCCCAACTGCTGTTTGACGTTGCCTGTCCCGACTGCGGCCGACGCCTGATCGATCTGCCGGATATCCTGCCCGAGGTGGGCGATGACTTTGATTGGGATCAGCGCGATTACGACGGTTTTCGCCTGTTCATGCTCCAGGAACTGGCTGCCCGTTTTCCCGAGCGACGCCGCTGGACCCCGGCCGATGTCGAGGTGGCCCTGGTGGAGGTCCTGGCCTACGCGCTGGATCAGTTGTCCGATGGGCTGGATCGGGCCATGGCCGAACGGTTTCTCGAGACCGCCCGTCGCCCCGAATCCCTGCGCCGATTGCTGCTGCTGATCGGCTACGATGCCGCTGCCCTTGCCAAGCGGTTGCAGCAGGGACCCTTTACAGGGCTCGACGCGGATCAGGCGGCCGCCCCCTTAAGCGGTGAGGATCGGTTGCGCTTTGACGACTGGTGGCTCGATCATCCCGAGCAGATGGAGCAGGCGCGTATCGACGGTCCGCGTTCCATCCATGACCAGCACCGCATGGTCACCCTGGAGGATTTCGAACAGCAGCTGCAGCGCCATCCTTTGGTATTGCGGGCCCATGCCTGGGAGCGCTGGGACGGTTCCTGGTCCACAGTCCATGTGGCGGTGATCAACTGGCGACGTTTGGGGCTGGACAGTCCCTGCGACGACTTCAGCGACGGTATCTGGGCGCAAACCCAGGCCTTTCACGCCGAACGGGGGCTGCATCTGCCCGAGAGAACAGATGCCCCCAACGTGCGCTCGATCCTCTACCCCTTTTTGGAGGCCTACCGCATGGTAGGCCAGGAGGTGGTGCTTGAGGAGGCGGTCGAGGTGGGGATCGTGCTCAGCCTCTCCATTCAGGTGAACCGGGAATATTTTCAATCCGAGATTCGTCATGCGGTGGAGCGGGCCCTGGGTACGGGACCGGGCGGATTCTTCGCCCCCGGCCGCCTTCGTTTTGGCGAGGATCTCTGGGCAAGCGATCTTTACCAGTTGCTCATGGGGCTTTCCGGAGTGGACAATGTCTGCCTCAACCGTTTCAAGCGGCTGGGCGACCGATTCCGCGATCAGGCGGCCAGCGGCCAGATCGTCCTTGAAGGATTGGAGGTGGCGATCTGCGATAACGATCAGGCCCAGCCGGAACGGGGCTACTACACCCTGACCCTGCACGGAGGACGCAAAGGATGAGCGATCTGACCCGGTGGAATCGGGCCGGCCTATCCCGGTTCGGCTATGTGGACGGCAATGCGGCGGTTTTTCTCGAGCGGTTGCGTGCCGGCCTGGCTACACGTTTTCCCCAGTGGCAGCCGATTCCCGGGGCGGAGCCGCCGTCTGCATCCGAGGGCGAAGAGGCCAAGAAATCGCGGCTCGAGACCCTGTATAGGGCCGATCCGGGTGACATGCTCTGGCAGCTGACCCGGCAGTTTGCCCGCTCCAGCCACGTGCTCGGTGGCCATATCGACGCCTTTGCCAACGAGGGGACCCTGGAAACCGCCAGCCAGTGGGAAAACCTGCGCCGGTTGGTGGCCCTGCTCAACTACGCGCCCCTGCCGCCGGCCTCGGCCGGAACCCCTTTGGCACTTCAGATCAAGAGCGGCAAAAGCGGCACCATAGCCGCCGGGTTCCAGATCAAACACGCACCGGCTGCGGGCAAACCAATCATCTTTGAAACCCTGGAAGAGATCGAGGTGGACTGGGCCTACAACAGCCTCCGCTCCCAGGGGTATCAGTGCAATCCGCTTCAACTCAGCGGGACGGAACTCCTCCTCGAGGGGCAGCTGGACAAGGTTCGTATCGGCGATGCCCTGGTGCTGGAAAATCAGGGAAATGGCAAACTCTCCGCCCATCTTATCGACGGCGTCGTCCTTGCTCAAAACGAGACGCAGCTGACGCTCACCCCGGCCATCCCCAGCGGATTCATCAAGGGAACCACCGTGGTCCACTGCTGTCCCAAGGAACGGCTCAAGCCGCTTGGCCCGGCCACCAAGGGGGTGGAGACCGTGGGCCACAGCCTGCAGCTGGCCACGGGCAGCAAGGGGTTGGCCCCGGGCGATATCGTGGTCATCCGCTCGGCAGACAACAAGCCGCTTTATCGACGGATCAAGGCGGTCCATGACGACCGCCTGGTGTTGTACCGGCCGATCCACCAGCTGACCTTGCATGGGGCCACCGTGGCCAGGCCCGACATCCTGCCGATCAGCAATCTCGGCAGCCCGCCTGCCGGGCGCGACATCCCGGAGACGGCTCCCGAGACCGTGGTCCAGGTGGTCTACGCTGCCGGTGACTGGTCCCGCCTCATCAATCAATGGGTCGCCGACAGGGTCGATCGCGGCAAGGGAGCGGCAAAACGGGAGTATATCCCCGTCTATTACTGCCTCCATGCCAAGTATGTACCGGTGGACACCGACTGTAAGGAGATCGATGCCGGTGATCGCCCCGGCTACACCACCCTCACCCTGACCTGGAACAAGGACACTGACGGCATTCCCGGCGATACGGACCTGAGGCTGCGCAATCCCCAATCCTTGATGGTGGCGCCGACCGAGCTGGGTTCGTGGAAGGTGGACACCTTTCTCAACAAGAGCGAGGCCGGGCGCCTGACCCAGGATCTGGTCACGGAGGTCAGCAAACAGGCGGTCGCCGGTGACTTGGCGGTGGTGGTGAAAGGCGGGCAGCTGGCCTGGACCCGTCTGGCCACGGTGAGCCAGGACCGCGAACACGAGGAAACCACCCTCAGCGCCGATCCCCAGTGGCAGGACCGTGGCGGCGGACCGTTTTTTCTCAGCCGCACGCGGGTGCAGCTCCATTTCACCCAACAGGTGCGGGTAGTCGGCTGGCAGGAGAACACCACCGCGATCACCAGCCGTCGCATCTACCTGCAGTCGCCGCTGGCAGGCATCAAGGCCGGGCGTCCGCTGCTGGTCAGCAACGGCGCCACCGTGATCCAGACACGGGCCGAGGAGGTAGCGGCCAACGGCGGCTGGCTCTTGCTCAGTGAACCTCCTCCCAGCGGAACCACCATCGGTAATCTGGAAATCATGGCCAACGTGGTCCAGGCCGGGCACGGCGAGGCACGCCCCTGGCGGGTGCTGGGCAGCGGCGACGGTTCCCGCAACAACCAGAGCTTCACCGTCGAGGTGGAGGATCTCAGTTTTGTCGCCGATACGGCCATGGCCAGCGGTGTGCGCGCGGCCCTTGAGGTGGTGATCGGTTCTGAGACCTGGACCCAGGTGGACAATCTCAAGGACTCCAGCGCCAGTGATGCCCACTACCAGGTGCGGAGCAACGAGGATGGCTACGCGGTGGTGGAGTTCGGGGACGGCCGCCATGGTCGCAGACTGCCCTCGGGCAGCAACAATATCCGCGCGCGTTTGCGCCAGGGCGTGGGTATGAGCGGCAATCTCGATCCCGGTTCCCTGGTGAAGCCGGTGCAGCCCCATCCATTGATTGCCGCCGTTCTCCAACCCATGGCCAGCAGCGGCGGCAACGACCGGGAAGACAATGCCGACCTACGGCGCAACGCTCCGGCCAGTCTGCTCGCTTTGAACCGGGCGGTCTCGATCGAGGATGCGGCCCAACTGGCGCGCAGTCACCCCAGTGTCTGGCAGGCGGCCGCCTTCCGCCTCAAACCCGGCCTGGGCAGACGGGAGCGACTTGAGGTGGTGGTCATGGCCGCAGGCGGCGGTTTCCTCTCCACCTCGCTCAAGCAGACAGTGCAGAGCTGGCTCGTTGCCCGCTGCCAACCGGGGATGCAGGTCCTGCTCAGCGATTATGTCCCGGTCCGCTTTCAATTGGAGCTGACCATACGCATCCGCACAACCATGGACAGTCGAAGCGTGCAGGAGGCGGTGGCATCCCGGTTGAACGATGCTTTGGCCCTTTCACGGCGTCAGCTGGGTCAACCTCTCTATCGCGGGGAGATCTACAGTCTGGTTGATGCGGTCAGCGGCGTGGAAAACAGTTCCTGTGCACTGATCCTGCCCTGGCCGCAGTCGGGCGTTTCCCTTGACGACCGGCCCCAGGTGGCCCTCAGCGGCACCACGGTAATGTCGATTCTGCCCAGCCAGCGGCAGTGCCTGGTCCTGGAGAGTTCCACCCTGAACATCAGGGTGGAGGCGGCTGAGGAGGTTTGAGATGAGTGGAGCGTACACTACACCTGGATATGGCGAACGGCTGCTGGAATGGCTGCCCAACCACTGGAAGGTCCGTGATGGCGGTGACCTTACCGCTCTGCTTGCGGTCTATGGTGAGTTGCTGGACGCGATCCATGCCACCATCCACCAGCATCTCTATGACGGCTTTCCCGACAGGGACGAGCACGGCAACCACTGCCAGGACTGGCTCATTCCCTACTTTGCCCGTCTGCTCGATGTAGATCTGGTTTCACCGGATGCCGATGGCCGCCGGGACGAGGTCTCCAAGGCGGTCTACTGGCGCCAGCGCAAGGGCACCCGCGTCAGTGTGGAGGGCATTGCCGAGGCAGTGGGCCAGTTTGAGGTCGAGGTCCATGAGGGCTGGAAGCGGGTGGCCATGACCCCACGGGTCGATCGTCCGCTGCTGCCGGAGCAGGCCTATGGCGAGGAGCCGATCAAGGGCAAGAAGACACCGGCCCTCTCTGCACGGCATCCCGGTTTGCCCACCTCGACCCTGGATTTTCGCTTCTGTTCGCGGGCGGTGCAATGCGGGATCAGTAACGATGGTGCCGCCAGCACCAGCTTTCCCGGCCTGGATGAGCCGGTCATCTGGCGGCAGATCAACCGCTCCGGCCTCCCCTGCGCGCCGGATAGTTATCAGGACGTCTCCCGCAGAACCGTTGACCTGCGCACACCGGGCAGCCTTCGCGGTCGCTACCATCCCCGGCGACTGATCCTCCATCTGCCGCCGCCGGAAGGGTTCTTTGCCCGCGATCACGCCAGCCTGCAGTGGCAGCAGATTCTGCCCCTGGTCGAGGCGGCCCTGGCCACCGGAACCGGTGCGGTCCATCAGGATCTGATCGAGGTCAGCGCAACGCTCGTTCGCATTGATGGCCAGGAGCTGCCGATGATCACCCTGCGCGGACTCACCAAGGCACCGGTGCGGATCCGCGGCGTGGTCGCCCTGGAGGCAGAGGCGGTCTTTCGCTTTGCCAACCTCTGGTTCGACAACCGGGTCGATATTCGTCGGGGCGTTATCCAGTGCGTCGGCTGCGCCCTGCGCCATCTTCGCTCCACGGTGATCGATCGCACAAGGCCGGTGATCGTGGCCGTCAGCTCGCTCTTCAAGCGGGTCGAGGCCGCCCGTGGTCTGATGCGGCTGGAGTATGTGACCGTGCTGGAAACCTTGCTCGCTGAGGCCCTCCAGGCCAGCGATTGCATTCTTCTTGCCCCCCTGCGCAAGGATCGGGTGGATGAGGATGTGCCCGGCAGCGGTTGCCTGCGTTACAGCCGTATCCCCTTTTTCCCCAAAGATGCCAAAGGACTGAAACCATGGGAACTGGTCAGCGGCCATCTCTCGGATTGGCTGAGCCAGGGCAAGCGCTCGGAGTTGCGTTGCTTGGCAGCCAACTGCACCACCCAGCTGCCGCTCTTCTGCAGCGAGGTCTTTGGCGAACCGGGATGCGGCGTGCTCCACCCTCAGTGCATCTCCAGCATTGCAGCCGGCGCCGAGGACGGTGGGGAAATGGGGGCCTACCACGGCCATCGTCTTGTCCTGCGGCGCGCGGCCGTGCTGGAAAAGCTGCGTGAGTTTCTACCGGTGGGCATGGAGGCGGTGCTGGTCATGGATCCGAGCCTTGCCTGCGTACCGCCGAAAGCAACCTGAAGTCGACCTGCCCGCATGGGGCAATCGTTTTTTCTTTAATGTCTAACCTGAAAGGGTAGCATCCATGAAAACCCAAATTTCGAGAAACTCGCTTCAACCCGAGAAACACTATTCAGGTCTCTACCTGCAACAGGGGCGGATGATCACCGATGCGGATTGGAACGAGCTCACCGATATTGAGAAAGAGCGGCTGGTCGCGGCCCTGGCAGATGTGGTGTCCAGTGGTGCGCCGCGAACAGGGGGGCTGAGGCTCATCGCCGTACCGTCAGGTTCGACCAATGTGCGCATTGCGCCCGGCGTTATTTACGTCGAAGGCGTGCCGGCCCGGCTTGAAGCCGAGTACAACCTGGCTATCAATACCCAGCCCGACTATCCGCTTCAGGCCGATTACAGCGGCCAGAGCCTCTGCCTCTATGCCGATGTCTGGGAGCGGACGGTGACTGCCCTGGAGGATGCCGCCCTCATGGATCCGGCCCTGCACGGGGCCGACACCGCCAGTCGCAGCCAGACCATGGTGCAGGTGAAGTGGTGCCCAACCACCGGCACCACCCCGGTTGACCTGATGGACGACCAGGTCAATCCCCCTCAGGGGACGGCCGAACTCAGCCTCCGCCTGGCCCTGATCACCGGTTCCGCCGACAGCTGCGATCCCTGCGCAAGTCAGGTGGATGTGGATGAGCGCATCGGCAACTCTCTCTTTCGGGTTGAAGTGCACGACTTTGACCGCGACGCCCAGATCCTGACCCTGAAGTGGTCGCGCGATAACGGTGCCGAGGCCTGCCGTGTCGCGGAGATGCCCGCCGGGTTCAACCAGGGCCCCTGGGTGTGGGAGTTCTACGACGACAACACCGAGCGCCTTTTAGGCAATCATTTTGCACCCAACGCCAAAAACTTGCGCGGCCTGCTGCGCACGACCTGCACCGAGCCGACCGGCGCCGCAGAACCCAAGACCTATGTGCGCCAGTGGGATGGCTACCTGACCATCGACCTCAAGACCCTGTCCGGCTCCACCCTGGTTTTCAGCGGGGTCGACCGCGGTGTACCTCTTGCCCAGGGCGCGGCCGGCTCGGCCAGTCATGGCCGGGTCGCAGCCAGCGACGGCAAGATCAGCATCAACCTGGAGCGGATGGAGCTCCACCTGGACACTAAGGAAAAACTTTTTGTTCCCGGAGACTTCTGGCTGGCCACGGTGCGCGAGTCTGTCCAGGTGTCCGGCCAGTACATTCTTCCGCCCACGGAGGGTTTGGCTGTCCCTGCCCGGGGGGCAACCCCCTGTGGCATTCGCCACCACTACTTGGTCCTGGGGGAAATCGGCATCAACAAAAAGTTGGTTGCCGGGGATGATCCCTTCATCCGGCAAATGCACTTTCCACCGCTGAGCGATATCCAGGCCGGAGATGTGGGCTACGCGATCCCGGTCTGCGAAAATCAGCAGAACACCCTCAAGGACCTGCTCGCTCCGGATCTTGATCTCAATGGGGATGGGCAGGTGAACCTGCGCCATGTCCTGGACACCCTCCTGTGTCGTCTGCGGGCGGATCGCCTGCCGCTCAACAAGCAGGACACCGCCCTGTGCAGCGAACTGCAGGGGAATGCGGTGGTCACGGTGCAGGATGCGCTTCGTGTGCTCTGCGATAAATCCACCATCAGCTGCTCGGTGGTGGCGACATCTTCCGCCCAACTTGCAGTGCTGCTGCAGGAGTTTGCCGCCGACAGCTCAGCCCTGGATCTGTGGATCTGCCTGCCTGCTGGCACCTATCCCATCGCAACCGAGGTCTCCCTCAGCGGCAAGCGCAGCCTGCGCATCAGCGGCCAGGGGCCACGGGCGGTTCGCATCACCTGCAGTGCCGCTCAATTGAATCTGGAAGCGGATGAAATCGTGTTGGAAAACCTGACCCTGAGCTTTGCCACCGGCAGCGGTCAGCTGGCCATTCGTGCCGGCGAATCGCGAACGAGCAACTGCCGTTTCAGCCGTACCACCACCGTCAAGGGGCCGCCGATGGTCAGCGTTGGCGGCCAAGGCAGCGCAGATTGCACCTTGGCTTGGGAAAACAACCGTCTGGACGCCATCGTGAAAAAGGTCACCGCCAGCAATAGCGCCTGGATCGAGGCCATAGGGGCGGGCAACGACAAGCTCAAGGAAAGTCTTGCCGCCCTGACCGGTGCCGAACTTTTAGCCAACAGGGATGCCTACGATGCGGCAATCAGGCAAGTGGTTGCCACGATTATCGCCCTGCCGAAGACCACTCGAGCGGCCTGGAGCACAAACTTGCAGGAGATCGCCGCTCCGACGCGGATTCCCGTGTTTGCGGTTCGCAGGGTGGGCTCCGCTGCCTTGGTTGAAGCGCTGTCCAAGGAGAAGCCAAACGCGCTTGAGCTGGCTGCGGCGCTGGAGGAGATCGTTGCTGTCGGCGTGAGCCGTGAACCGGATTATGCCCTGCGCCTGGAAACGGCCAAGGTGGGCGGTGTGCTGGCGAAAAACCGGGTCAGCGGCTGGGTGCTGTTGGCAAACGGGGTGAGCGGTTATCGCCATCCCACTGTGGCGGTGATCGGATCCACCCTCGATGGTGCGGTTGTCAAGAGCGGCGGCAATGACTTACGCCTGGTTGAAAACAGCTTTGAGGGGCTCAAGGCCAACTTGCCCGCAGGCAGTGTCAACGACGAAAACCGGCTCACCGTACAAGTCAGCGGCTATGCACGCCTGATTGCCAGCGGCAATACGATTGAGCAGGGACTCAATTCGCTGGTTACGGCG
Coding sequences within it:
- a CDS encoding baseplate J/gp47 family protein, translating into MSDLTRWNRAGLSRFGYVDGNAAVFLERLRAGLATRFPQWQPIPGAEPPSASEGEEAKKSRLETLYRADPGDMLWQLTRQFARSSHVLGGHIDAFANEGTLETASQWENLRRLVALLNYAPLPPASAGTPLALQIKSGKSGTIAAGFQIKHAPAAGKPIIFETLEEIEVDWAYNSLRSQGYQCNPLQLSGTELLLEGQLDKVRIGDALVLENQGNGKLSAHLIDGVVLAQNETQLTLTPAIPSGFIKGTTVVHCCPKERLKPLGPATKGVETVGHSLQLATGSKGLAPGDIVVIRSADNKPLYRRIKAVHDDRLVLYRPIHQLTLHGATVARPDILPISNLGSPPAGRDIPETAPETVVQVVYAAGDWSRLINQWVADRVDRGKGAAKREYIPVYYCLHAKYVPVDTDCKEIDAGDRPGYTTLTLTWNKDTDGIPGDTDLRLRNPQSLMVAPTELGSWKVDTFLNKSEAGRLTQDLVTEVSKQAVAGDLAVVVKGGQLAWTRLATVSQDREHEETTLSADPQWQDRGGGPFFLSRTRVQLHFTQQVRVVGWQENTTAITSRRIYLQSPLAGIKAGRPLLVSNGATVIQTRAEEVAANGGWLLLSEPPPSGTTIGNLEIMANVVQAGHGEARPWRVLGSGDGSRNNQSFTVEVEDLSFVADTAMASGVRAALEVVIGSETWTQVDNLKDSSASDAHYQVRSNEDGYAVVEFGDGRHGRRLPSGSNNIRARLRQGVGMSGNLDPGSLVKPVQPHPLIAAVLQPMASSGGNDREDNADLRRNAPASLLALNRAVSIEDAAQLARSHPSVWQAAAFRLKPGLGRRERLEVVVMAAGGGFLSTSLKQTVQSWLVARCQPGMQVLLSDYVPVRFQLELTIRIRTTMDSRSVQEAVASRLNDALALSRRQLGQPLYRGEIYSLVDAVSGVENSSCALILPWPQSGVSLDDRPQVALSGTTVMSILPSQRQCLVLESSTLNIRVEAAEEV
- a CDS encoding phage tail protein; the protein is MSGAYTTPGYGERLLEWLPNHWKVRDGGDLTALLAVYGELLDAIHATIHQHLYDGFPDRDEHGNHCQDWLIPYFARLLDVDLVSPDADGRRDEVSKAVYWRQRKGTRVSVEGIAEAVGQFEVEVHEGWKRVAMTPRVDRPLLPEQAYGEEPIKGKKTPALSARHPGLPTSTLDFRFCSRAVQCGISNDGAASTSFPGLDEPVIWRQINRSGLPCAPDSYQDVSRRTVDLRTPGSLRGRYHPRRLILHLPPPEGFFARDHASLQWQQILPLVEAALATGTGAVHQDLIEVSATLVRIDGQELPMITLRGLTKAPVRIRGVVALEAEAVFRFANLWFDNRVDIRRGVIQCVGCALRHLRSTVIDRTRPVIVAVSSLFKRVEAARGLMRLEYVTVLETLLAEALQASDCILLAPLRKDRVDEDVPGSGCLRYSRIPFFPKDAKGLKPWELVSGHLSDWLSQGKRSELRCLAANCTTQLPLFCSEVFGEPGCGVLHPQCISSIAAGAEDGGEMGAYHGHRLVLRRAAVLEKLREFLPVGMEAVLVMDPSLACVPPKAT
- a CDS encoding DUF6519 domain-containing protein — encoded protein: MKTQISRNSLQPEKHYSGLYLQQGRMITDADWNELTDIEKERLVAALADVVSSGAPRTGGLRLIAVPSGSTNVRIAPGVIYVEGVPARLEAEYNLAINTQPDYPLQADYSGQSLCLYADVWERTVTALEDAALMDPALHGADTASRSQTMVQVKWCPTTGTTPVDLMDDQVNPPQGTAELSLRLALITGSADSCDPCASQVDVDERIGNSLFRVEVHDFDRDAQILTLKWSRDNGAEACRVAEMPAGFNQGPWVWEFYDDNTERLLGNHFAPNAKNLRGLLRTTCTEPTGAAEPKTYVRQWDGYLTIDLKTLSGSTLVFSGVDRGVPLAQGAAGSASHGRVAASDGKISINLERMELHLDTKEKLFVPGDFWLATVRESVQVSGQYILPPTEGLAVPARGATPCGIRHHYLVLGEIGINKKLVAGDDPFIRQMHFPPLSDIQAGDVGYAIPVCENQQNTLKDLLAPDLDLNGDGQVNLRHVLDTLLCRLRADRLPLNKQDTALCSELQGNAVVTVQDALRVLCDKSTISCSVVATSSAQLAVLLQEFAADSSALDLWICLPAGTYPIATEVSLSGKRSLRISGQGPRAVRITCSAAQLNLEADEIVLENLTLSFATGSGQLAIRAGESRTSNCRFSRTTTVKGPPMVSVGGQGSADCTLAWENNRLDAIVKKVTASNSAWIEAIGAGNDKLKESLAALTGAELLANRDAYDAAIRQVVATIIALPKTTRAAWSTNLQEIAAPTRIPVFAVRRVGSAALVEALSKEKPNALELAAALEEIVAVGVSREPDYALRLETAKVGGVLAKNRVSGWVLLANGVSGYRHPTVAVIGSTLDGAVVKSGGNDLRLVENSFEGLKANLPAGSVNDENRLTVQVSGYARLIASGNTIEQGLNSLVTAHFVGQGNTWSREGTDPLGSVIGDRGVFTGNLLDTGTATLQITSTMGKDQLRSGGNLEVDLVSAT
- a CDS encoding GPW/gp25 family protein, which encodes MARRLIDPPYLRFPLTIDAGGPSLASRSEHIRGQIEQVLFTLPGERVFRPDFGAGVKALVFEPNSTPLWQITKRRLLASLADALQGEVDPKSIEVEVSGEEATLTITIGYTLAAIGLRESQIFTVGGG